The following coding sequences are from one Nicotiana tabacum cultivar K326 chromosome 1, ASM71507v2, whole genome shotgun sequence window:
- the LOC107759905 gene encoding uncharacterized protein LOC107759905 → MRQFCPTWFKGPYSQWLEYIIKADAAFCLCCYLFKNELESRGNGGDAFTKDGFRGWNKAVERLKAHVGDVNDIHHKCFNRMQDLKNQRQSILSSFDKQREKVKSDYRMRLKASIDVARFLLRSGFPFRGHDEREDSEYKGPFLELLEWHGDMHPDVKKVILRHAPQNDMMICPTIQKEIVETCAKETTKAIIEDLGGDFFGILVDESKDISHKEQMALILRYVNKSGMIIERFLGIFHVSDTSSQPLQKEIYSLLLKHSLSPSKIRGQGYDGATLPKKHSNVDNFFYVVPNVLNTIGASFKRRDSLRQHQLDKLEELIKVGEVLTGQDMKHECLYHLDRFSAQNLLSMIQEFAFVFMLNLMFKVLLLTNELNKVLQKKDQDIVISMGMLDLAKKRLQKMREEE, encoded by the exons ATGCGTCAATTTTGTCCCACTTGGTTCAAAGGACCATATTCTCAATGGTTGGAGTATATCATTAAAGCGGATGCTGCATTTTGTTTGTGTTGCTATTTATTCAAGAATGAACTCGAAAGTCGTGGTAATGGGGGAGATGCATTTACAAAAGACGGTTTTAGAGGTTGGAACAAAGCCGTGGAAAGACTTAAGGCACATGTTGGTGATGTGAACGATATCCATCATAAGTGTTTTAATAGGATGCAAGATTTGAAAAATCAACGTCAATcgattctttcttcttttgacaaGCAAAGAGAAAAAGTAAAAAGTGATTATCGTATGCGCTTAAAAGCCTCAATAGATGTGGCAAGGTTTCTCTTAAGATCGGGATTTCCATTTCGTGGACATGATGAAAGGGAAGATTCTGAATATAAAGGCCCTTTTCTTGAACTTTTGGAATGGCATGGCGATATGCATCCGGATGTGAAAAAAGTAATATTACGCCATGCTCCACAAAATGATATGATGATTTGTCCGACAATTCAAAAGGAGATTGTGGAAACTTGTGCTAAAGAAACAACTAAAGCTATTATCGAAGACTTGGGTGGTGATTTTTTTGGAATATTAGTTGATGAATCAAAAGACATCTCACATAAGGAGCAAATGGCTCTAATTTTGAGATATGTCAACAAAAGTGGAATGATTATAGAGCGATTCTTGGGTATTTTCCATGTGAGTGACACATCTTCCCAACCATTACAAAAAGAGATTTATTCTTTGCTTTTGAAACATTCATTAAGTCCATCCAAGATACGTGGACAGGGTTATGATGGTGCTA CTCTTCCTAAAAAGCATTCGAATgtggataattttttttatgttgtCCCTAATGTTTTGAATACTATTGGAGCTTCTTTTAAGCGCAGGGATTCACTTCGGCAACATCAATTggataaattggaagagttgattaAAGTTGGAGAAGTTCTTACCGGACAAG ATATGAAACATGAGTGTCTATATCATCTTGATAGATTTTCCGCACAAAATCTTTTGAGCATGATTCAAGAATTTGCATTTGTATTTATGTTGAACTTGATGTTTAAGGTGTTGTTGTTGACTAATGAATTGAACAAAGTTCTACAAAAGAAAGATCAAGATATCGTTATTTCTATGGGAATGCTTGACCTTGCAAAGAAAAGACTACAAAAGATGAGAGAAGAGGAATGA
- the LOC142162653 gene encoding uncharacterized protein LOC142162653 has translation MDEDYVIGKSKRKRSEVSYLHHFRMEVFYAVIDLELQELNSRFDVVTSDLLLGMASLSPVDSFKIFDKNKIMKLAKYYPSEFDENKLRELGFQLDSFIVYAQKCDSKFLNLKGIKDLARVMVETKVDQTWTHVYLLVKLTLIIPIATASVERAFSSMKYIKNDLRNRMDEDFLDNCLVCSIECGIFKTVSNDVIINRFQSMKTRRGQL, from the coding sequence ATGGATGAAGACTATGTTATTGGAAAGTCTAAACGTAAGAGATCCGAAGTTTCCTATTTACATCACTTTCGTATGGAAGTATTTTATGCCGTCATTGATTTGGAGCTTCAAGAGCTTAATAGCCGTTTTGATGTAGTGACTAGTGACTTACTCCTTGGTATGGCTAGTTTGAGTCCGGTTGATTCATTTAAAATTTTTGACAAGAACAAGATAATGAAACTGGCCAAGTATTATCCAAGTGAATTTGATGAAAACAAGCTTCGGGAACTTGGTTTTCAACTTGATAGCTTCATTGTCTATGCTCAAAAGTGTGATAGCAAGTTTCTTAACTTGAAAGGAATTAAAGATCTTGCTAGAGTTATGGTTGAGACAAAAGTTGATCAGACTTGGACACATGTATATTTACTTGTGAAGTTGACTTTGATTATACCTATTGCTACCGCAAGTGTGGAAAGAGCATTCTCATCGATGAAGTACATCAAAAATGATCTACGCAATAGAATGGATGAAGATTTTTTAGACAATTGTTTAGTTTGCTCTATAGAGTGTGGAATATTTAAGACTGTAAGTAATGATGTTATTATTAACCGTTTTCAAAGTATGAAAACTCGTCGAGGACAATTGTAA